ACTCTTCCTCGTCCTTCTCCGGTGACATCTCTCCTTTatctttctcctctccctcgTTATCAACCTTGTtgtctttctcctccttttccttcctgtccttcctctctttctctattttgGAGAGGCTGTGGCACATGGACTGGACatatgtgaacacacacatgggGTCCGGGTTTTTACCCATCATGATCATGTCACCCACTTCCAGCAGAGGGTAGCAGTCGGCCAGGGACCTGCCAGGGAGTGAAGTGACAAggggacagaggagaggagaggaaaggaaaggaaaggaaagagctGAGGTGAGACAAAGCAGTGACATATAGGTTATACAGAGAGAGAGTCCTGACCTTCTCACTGATTCGTAAGGTCAttttaaatgtgcaaaataCTAATCAACGGGGCAACATTAACGAGTAAAATCTATGGTAAGCAGCAGCTTTCTCTGACTTTTATCCAGCAAATTTGCATGCAAAGCTAAATTCAACATAGCCAACTCAAACTATCCTCTCTGAGGGATTTGACATCCTTCCCTCTAGTAAGATACAGGTTGAGGTTTGAGAATCGTAGGTGCAAGAGGTTCAAGTTTTCATTTATCCCATGTCCAATAAGCACTCTTAGCAgtaataacttattattttggccaccttggggcagcagaaacaagttatGAACACAACGTTGACTtaatcaccttttaagttgaaaTGGCAAACATGTTATCATGCTTATTTGCAATCCAGCAGttattatcattcattttgagtcatgtttctgtcctgatgaatgtaagtcaaatattaactctcttttagctctacCAACTCCTGTGGGAAATGTCTGCTTCTTTagttgctaaatgctccactgtgttcaccaacTCTCTAACTGTGTCTAACTGTGGGTTTTAGAGCTTCTTCTCTGAAGACAACTGCCTGCTGCGGCCGTAAAATGaagtgtatatttatattattttattttgtattccatatatgttatatatttaattttaattttatgtctTGAATTATCATTTTGTTCTTTAGTTGCATTATTTTCTCTGATAATGAGCATTGTAAGAGGGAGatccaagattttcattgccaatgactgcttctctgtaattacatactgtatgacattAAAGAACTTTAAACATCAATTATCttattgtgttgttattgtgttaatgttttatgcttttttgcTGCACATCAATGTATTCTTGTGGGATAATAAAGATCTGGACTGAGCTGAGAGAAGCAATGAAGGGGAGAGCATTAAAAACGCCATACTCTGCAGTTTGGAAGGCCAGAGTGAagtttttctccctctcctttgGTTTCAGGGAGCTAAAGTCGAAAGCATCAGGAAAGAAACGATGGATCAGAGCGCAGAAGGCCAGCCCGTCACACCAGGACGATGAGAAGTTCTCTATGTTGACACCCTGAAAGGTCAAAGGACAGGAAGGTAGTCACACTGAggcttatttattttgttttagaaGTCCTCTGGTCCCAAATCTTGATGACAAATCTTGAAATTTGGTGATGAAGACAGTGTGTTGAGCTCACCTCATAGTTGCGAGTCTTGCTGCGACACCACTGAAGCATCTTCTGTTTGATTGAAGCTCCTGTAGCCCCGGCCGTAGATGACCTCTGAATTTTGAAGTTGCGTGGTGCCGGTGTCCTAAAAATGGCACAGTATTGCACAATTTCTAATGAAACCCTTATGAGACCATATTTACTGTCATTTATATGAGTTACTGGGTACAATGACTTACTCTGGTGCACCTTGTTGGAACTTGGCAATGATGTCGTTTTTAGCAGCTGCTCTAATAGAGCGTGCTGAGGGTCTCGGTCgggagacagaagaagagggaggacCACTCTTTCTTTTGGGCTTCCCTTGCTTTTCTACCTCCTTACTCTTTCCTTTGTCTTTTGTTTCTAAATCCGCTTCCTCGACTTGTTTTGTCTTCTCTGCCCCTTTTGCtgctttttcattcacatctttttctgccttttcctctgttttgctcttcttcttctcctctttgtttttgtctgtcatctcctctccatcttttccAGTCTCACAACTCTTGACCTCCTCCACCTGCCCACCTGTCTcgtcttccttcctctctccctccccatcGTTTTCTCCACTCGTCGGTTCAGGATCTTTCAAGTCAACATCAGCGGAGGCCTTTTCTTCTTCAGCCTCTTCAGCCTTTTTAGCCTCTTCAGCTTCTTCAGCGTCACATTTGGTATGCTTTGATGGAGGAGTCTGAGGCTTGTCTGCATCTCCGGCGCtgccttcctcttctcctccctgcTCTGGTACTGAATCTTCCTTCCCCTTCTCCCCCTTATCTCCCTGACCTTCCACTGTCTCCTCTGCTGGAGGCTCTCTCCCTTTACTCTCCTCAAGCTCGGGCTCATCTGTCTGGAGGACAAGCAGCGTAAAATAGAGTTTAGTTATGCATCAAATCAGATAAAAGTTACAGGAATTTAAGTGTGAAAACAATACACATTATTTCTCTGTGATAACTAAGCAACTTAATCTGTTGAGGAAAGACACAAGATGTGGTTAAAAGTTGTTCGTCCAAGCTACGTGTGGATTATCTtgaatacttatttattcttatgGAAGTGCCAATATATATAGAGTGTATACAGATTTCTTAATTGGATGGTGTATGGATATTGGCTGCTCATGTACAGTAATTTCCATTTCCAATATCATCATTCTACCTTGGCCACAGTCATGTTTATGGTTAAAGTTATTGGCCAAATCGCAGACTAAAAcctatgtttattattatttctttttagtTAAGATGATGTATCTCACATCTGCCAACaaatatttttaacatttttctgaaCGGAGATGTTCAATCATCACTGTGTCAtgcaaataatttaaaataagcCTGACTGAGCCATGGGGGAAGTAGCTGTAGCTCAATGTAAAATACTGTTTGCTCAGACAACGACCCCGACGACCCCTGCCTCACTTAGACATAGACATGTTCATTAGTCTGGGAGCTAATTACGAGTTTTAGTGGTGTGCAAACTACTACAGAAGTCACTAAAGCATTTGAGATATTTACTATTACAACACAATACTGGCAATAAATAAGGACACACACAAGTGGAAGCCGAACACATGCTGTTGTTATCCTGCTCCAGTTTCACTGCCGAGATAAATTTAGGTTTCTGTtttgattgatttaaaaaatacagagaagattttttaattaacttgGTGACAATCTTGTTTGAACTATTACTAAGAACTTCTGTTTGAAGGGTAACATTATGTACAACGTACTAAAATTAGTGTCCATGCTTTACTAGGGATTACATGGTCCTCGAACCACAGAGAATAATGTAACGTGAGACCTGAAGCTCCACTCGGGGACTTGTTGAGTATCTCACTTATCTGAATGCGGCTGAGAGGTTGAACTTTCATATGGAAATTAGCCTACTGTAGTTTTTAATAGTAGTTCACACCTGAACCTCAAATAAAGGTCAACTTCATCCAAATGAAAACGTTTAAAGCACGCAACTAATCAATAAGCAAAACCCTGTTGGCTCTCTGCATTTAAATATCAAGATGTTTCCTCTGACACGAGTGCTATTGATCAGTTGTGTCAGTTGAGGGTCATACAATCTGCTTTGAAACTTCACTAAAATCTTCAATGATTTCAGATCTCATCGAGACAAAATGTTGCATACACAATTTTCATTTTTGAGATGAATGTAATCACATTTGAAATACTGTATAATCTGTTAAAATGTCTCTGCAGGAGCAGCCACACCAGGTCAGGCCTCGCACCGGTGACTCATCAGAGAGGGAATAGGAAACTCCAcggtgtgttagtgtgtgtgtgtgtgtgtgtgtgtgtgtgtgtgtgtgtgtgcattgctTTGCATAACTTTAGTGACTCTGTGTGTTACGTTCTTCAGACAGGAGTAAGAACAGGTGTAGCACAGCCAATTCAGCCAAAAGCACTTCAACTGTCCAAACACAACACCTGCCATGGTCACAAATACACTCACTGCCTATTCCTGGTTCAGATTGTGATACCGGTCATTATGGATTTTTACAAATGTGACAAATTTTACGCTgcaatttaatgtaaaaaacacagacctggttgttgttgttgttggtgtcagTCTGACTGGTCGTCTCAGATGTCGCCTGGCTGGACGATTCTCCATCCATGATGTCCAGAAATGTCTGTTTATCCACTGGATCAAAGGTCAAACCAGACTCTCTTTTAAACTAACGCCCCGGGACGATTAAATGATCTATCTTCCCTAGAAAGTTTTCATTCAGTCAATCCTCCTCACAGGAAGCCTGCTCAATGTCTTGCTCTCTGCTCCTCACTACTCTTCTTTGCTTCCCTgtctcccccctctctgtcagcactgcccctgtgtttgtgatgtgtgtgttggtttgtgGATATCTGCCTTCACCCCCTTTCACCAGACACCCCCACCCATCTGCTTTGTGAGGATGCCTATGCTTCTTTATCTGACCTTTCGAACAACACGGGGTCCCGAAATAGAGTCACGGTGACATAGGCGCTATCCAACGGGCCAGACAGCTGCGTTTGCTGTGGAAACCGTggctgtatacacacacacacacatatataaagcACACGTATGCAGTCCATTAGACATGCTGCTCACAGACACCCAATCCGCCTCTTTGCTCTTAATGTAAATTGTTGATATATACACCTATTCGAAGATTGATGCCGCTCTCATGTCAAGAGAGCggcatcaatcttctcgtctaactctcagcaagaaaacaacaaagcgtatttcccaaaatgggAAACACCAATTTAAAGgtactttttcatgaaatctcaATGAGAGTCGTACACAATTTCTTATGAATACATTTCTCCCTGTCTGCCTTCTGTTCAGTGCACCTTTAATACTGTAAATCAGCATCAAGTGAGACAGTCAGTATGCCTCAAGCTAGATAAGTCTattcattaaccctctgagacccaaaATAGAcccctttttgtctttttttagaggggacagggggtctttaggaggggatagcaggtcaacagtagatgtcacatagaagtggtgtacatcatctgaaagctgggaacctgaacaTTAATTTTCATCCCCAagctcatatactgtatgtctcataagttgtcgcagcaattttggggttgatatcatttgttacacagagtTGGTTCTAAATTTgcccattttttaccactcgggaatttataaaaatgatcaataatccctccaaaataccacattaagacaccacgACACCTTGagaaacaccatagaaaaagccatgctgtgatttggtatcaaaaacttttgacttttggacagcatgtgattatcataaagtaggtctgtaaaggggagactcgtaagTACCCAtttaacccattttcattcacatatcttatggtcagaggtcaagggacccctttgaaaatgccagtttttccttgctaaaatttagcccaactttggagcgttatttagcctccttactGACAAGCTAGacaaggttggtaccaatagattccttagttttttttatagtttcataggatatctgtaccttcaatCTAGCTCCAAAAcagaacctgctacagcctctgaaatacagtaaaGTCGGTCTGGATCGCCCCCCGATCacgtgggtctcagagggttaaacaaGTTATTCATCACTACTTTGTCCAATGTGcttaacagaaataaaaccctgtCACCTAAAATTGCAATCTTTTCCATCactttgttcacattttttattttgaatgtctttaattaaaaaacatccTGGACATCCTGGTTTTAAACTCATTCAGGGTTACTATGCTTTGAAGCTTAAGATCAGTCCGTCTAAATCCAATCTAAAAGCTTTCTTTCCAAATTTTGCTACGACTTtggaaacaacaaaacacaaaaagtcCTGCAAGCGGAGTTGTCATTTCCATAATTCAAAATCAAAAGAGAAGATAAGCAGGAAGGAATTTTACCAGGAATAGCTtggtaaataaaaacataccaaTGACTGAGGCGGCGTGTTGATAAAGCCGGCCAATTCATGGTGGATGCATGGTTAAACAAGACTATAGTCCGACTTCTCAACTTGGCGTCCTGTCCGAACAGTTTACCTACTCATTCAACACAAAACAGatggttttaaaaataaatgtctatCTTTATTTCCCACTCCGTCTGTCATTATCTTCTCCTACCCCCCacatccttctcctcctcctcccttctgtCTCAGTCTTGGGGGCTATAAATATGTCAACGCCTTCTTGTGCATCTGTCCCACTCCCTCCTGCTCATGACCGACTCACTGAAGCACAACTATGTATCTGTTGCACTTTGTATTGTTGTAAAACGAGAGGACATGATACTATTAAATAGGGAAAACAAAGGAGATGTTGAGAGATTTACATGTAGGCGCTGATAATGTTAAAGCTGCTGTTTGATTGTcgttattttttttgccatcgTTCAGGGATCATCTCAAATGATTGTCTTTACTTTGAGTGAAGTGCCTCATGCCagtccagtggtggaagaagtactcaaatcttttacttaagtaaaagtagcaatactacagtgtagaaatactctgttacatgtAAAAGTCATGCTTTCAAAatcttactgaagtaaaagtacaaaaattaGCATATAAATAGacttaaagtaaaagttctcattttgcagaatcatatactgtatatattattggattataattaatgtgttcatcactaatgttgcagctggtaaaggtggagctagttttcatgactttatatactgctgggtagctaaataatttaatatatattttatattattaatcagAATTGGCACAGTAGCTATTAACTAAAGCTGTCATATTATGTAATGAAGCTAAAGTTCAATAATTGCCTCtaaattgtagtggagtagaagtataaagtagcataaaatggaaaaactcaAGTGAAATACAATACTGCagaattgtacttaagtgcTTTGGTaaagttacattccaccactgtgcCAGTCATATTCTCCTCACTTATCTGGATGTGTGTCGAGTTATTTGGGTTTCTATTCTCAATGTCTGACCACAGAGGACGAGTCGGACTACTCAAGtcctttacttctttatttgactttatttaaaGACTTTCACAAAACAGGAATTGACTTTAAACAAGACAGTTTGACGTAAAAGGAGTTTGTCAGGTTGATAACCTttgaaaagaatacaaaaaggCAAAATAAACATATCAGTCACTGccatttttaataacatttccaTGCTGGCTTACATGTTTTCCATCAGcattttctaattatttttctctcaataaatgtaaataaattattaatgaCTTAAGAAAtattaatcacatttaaaatatttctgaTAAATCACCAGTTCATcagataaattattattattattattattattattagcaataataataataataataataataataataatagtaataataataataactttatttggATAGTACTTATCTAAATATGGTTACTACGTGCTTCACAACATACAcgagtatataaaaaaagatatattacTACAAAAGACATACAACATAGTTACAATgataaaaacattagaaataaaataatagtgtgcagaaagaaaaaaagcaacacaaaagTTACAAATCAGGCATCTAGAAAGGCTTTCCTATAAAAATGATAAACTTCACccagaataaaatattaaattaatttatgtaGCTGAACATAAACTTACATAAACCGAATATAACTGT
This DNA window, taken from Sebastes umbrosus isolate fSebUmb1 chromosome 9, fSebUmb1.pri, whole genome shotgun sequence, encodes the following:
- the smtnl1 gene encoding smoothelin-like 1 isoform X2 — translated: MDGESSSQATSETTSQTDTNNNNQTDEPELEESKGREPPAEETVEGQGDKGEKGKEDSVPEQGGEEEGSAGDADKPQTPPSKHTKCDAEEAEEAKKAEEAEEEKASADVDLKDPEPTSGENDGEGERKEDETGGQVEEVKSCETGKDGEEMTDKNKEEKKKSKTEEKAEKDVNEKAAKGAEKTKQVEEADLETKDKGKSKEVEKQGKPKRKSGPPSSSVSRPRPSARSIRAAAKNDIIAKFQQGAPETPAPRNFKIQRSSTAGATGASIKQKMLQWCRSKTRNYEGVNIENFSSSWCDGLAFCALIHRFFPDAFDFSSLKPKEREKNFTLAFQTAESLADCYPLLEVGDMIMMGKNPDPMCVFTYVQSMCHSLSKIEKERKDRKEKEEKDNKVDNEGEEKDKGEMSPEKDEEESAEDRTMESQEETQGDITETEGAGEDENAPKSCETEGDGGVLVKAES
- the smtnl1 gene encoding smoothelin-like 1 isoform X1, whose translation is MDGESSSQATSETTSQTDTNNNNNQTDEPELEESKGREPPAEETVEGQGDKGEKGKEDSVPEQGGEEEGSAGDADKPQTPPSKHTKCDAEEAEEAKKAEEAEEEKASADVDLKDPEPTSGENDGEGERKEDETGGQVEEVKSCETGKDGEEMTDKNKEEKKKSKTEEKAEKDVNEKAAKGAEKTKQVEEADLETKDKGKSKEVEKQGKPKRKSGPPSSSVSRPRPSARSIRAAAKNDIIAKFQQGAPETPAPRNFKIQRSSTAGATGASIKQKMLQWCRSKTRNYEGVNIENFSSSWCDGLAFCALIHRFFPDAFDFSSLKPKEREKNFTLAFQTAESLADCYPLLEVGDMIMMGKNPDPMCVFTYVQSMCHSLSKIEKERKDRKEKEEKDNKVDNEGEEKDKGEMSPEKDEEESAEDRTMESQEETQGDITETEGAGEDENAPKSCETEGDGGVLVKAES